A stretch of the Oceanicola sp. D3 genome encodes the following:
- a CDS encoding TRAP transporter large permease subunit, translated as MIFGLDGVEIGLLIVLVCLFAGILSGFPVAFAIGGAGIISFGIIALLDGQGILIHQAIDTGSDAYREILATGVHRDDVSVFRYPELPRVEVPLFPGGWEQAINRNLSFVVNRMNERVFAGQSIETLLAVLMFVMMGIVLERSKIAEDLLTTMAKVFGPLPGGLAVSVVVVGAFLAASTGIVGATVVTMGLLSLPTMLRNGYSPELSTGVIAASGTLGQIIPPSIVIVLLGTLAGDLYSTAQEARAQSLGCSDALTLLGRPAVVSVGTLFQAAMLPGVMLAGLYALYAFGYAVVNPSKAPSVQLESTTGGEVITRREGLTWFLALPVVLIGGVVLLGQVGVIGSQVVRAVQTEAGGVNGGLLRTNVSEQCQAAMIELHGQERWDASVAARAAGVEPVQETAPAEAAEGTDEAAAEAVAPVPNAPPIGSGVAVLAVLFGLTFMVARGVAPSASPMPLIVGAGGIAVMLLADALLIQSGMSSAETLVILLLPLIVILWAMRDAARRLASNELIRVVFPPLVLIVAVLGSILGGITNPTPAAALGAAGAIMLAAYRKLKEEGRSGQMILIATYATIIMILAGVNFDLRINQETVTFVTWIAFLVAFAAYMVAFFGVLYGVWVLYRGAVMSPVVRETAKVTSMVFTILIGSQLLNLVVISFGGEHYIQQFLKSFDSEFKVFLIVMLVMFILGFVLDFLEIIYIVVPIVGPVIYGGTMDPKWVTIMIAVNLQTSFLTPPFGFALFYLRGVAPPQVTTGHIYRGVAPFVLIQVVGLALLWAFPGIVSIVPDLIPN; from the coding sequence ATGATTTTCGGACTTGATGGCGTCGAGATCGGCCTACTGATCGTTCTTGTCTGCCTTTTCGCAGGCATTCTCTCTGGCTTCCCGGTGGCCTTTGCCATTGGCGGGGCGGGGATCATTTCTTTCGGGATCATTGCGCTGCTCGACGGGCAGGGCATCTTGATACACCAGGCGATTGATACCGGGAGCGATGCCTATCGGGAGATACTTGCCACAGGGGTGCATCGAGACGATGTGAGCGTGTTCCGATACCCGGAGTTACCAAGGGTTGAGGTGCCGCTGTTTCCGGGTGGCTGGGAGCAGGCGATCAACCGGAACCTCTCTTTTGTCGTGAACCGGATGAACGAGCGGGTCTTTGCGGGCCAGTCGATTGAGACTCTGCTGGCGGTGCTGATGTTCGTGATGATGGGCATCGTGCTGGAGCGCTCGAAGATTGCCGAGGATCTGCTGACCACGATGGCGAAGGTCTTTGGCCCGCTGCCCGGTGGCCTTGCGGTGTCGGTCGTGGTTGTGGGGGCCTTTCTGGCCGCCTCCACCGGCATTGTCGGCGCGACGGTGGTGACGATGGGCCTGCTGAGCCTGCCCACGATGTTGCGCAACGGGTATTCGCCCGAGCTTTCGACGGGCGTGATCGCGGCCTCCGGCACGCTGGGGCAGATCATCCCCCCATCCATCGTCATCGTGCTGCTGGGCACGCTGGCGGGGGATCTTTACTCCACGGCGCAGGAAGCGCGGGCGCAGTCGCTTGGATGTTCGGATGCCTTGACGCTGCTAGGGCGGCCTGCGGTGGTTTCTGTCGGCACGCTGTTTCAGGCGGCGATGCTGCCGGGTGTCATGCTGGCGGGGCTCTATGCGCTTTATGCCTTTGGCTATGCGGTGGTGAACCCCTCCAAGGCGCCCTCGGTGCAACTGGAAAGCACCACCGGCGGTGAGGTGATTACCCGCCGCGAGGGGCTGACGTGGTTTTTGGCGCTGCCCGTCGTGCTGATTGGTGGCGTGGTGCTGCTTGGGCAGGTTGGCGTGATTGGCAGCCAGGTTGTGCGCGCGGTGCAGACGGAGGCTGGCGGCGTTAACGGTGGGCTGCTGCGCACCAACGTGAGCGAGCAATGTCAGGCGGCGATGATCGAGCTGCACGGGCAGGAGCGCTGGGATGCCTCGGTGGCCGCGCGGGCGGCTGGTGTGGAGCCGGTGCAGGAAACCGCCCCGGCGGAGGCCGCTGAGGGCACGGACGAGGCCGCGGCCGAGGCTGTTGCGCCGGTGCCCAACGCCCCGCCGATTGGCTCGGGTGTGGCGGTGCTGGCCGTGCTCTTTGGCCTGACGTTCATGGTGGCGCGGGGCGTTGCCCCCTCGGCCAGCCCGATGCCGCTGATTGTGGGCGCGGGGGGCATTGCGGTGATGCTGTTGGCGGATGCGCTGCTGATCCAGTCGGGGATGTCCTCGGCGGAGACGCTGGTGATCCTGCTGCTGCCGCTCATCGTGATCCTCTGGGCGATGCGGGATGCGGCACGGAGGCTGGCCAGCAATGAGCTGATCCGCGTGGTCTTTCCGCCGCTGGTGCTGATTGTGGCCGTGCTTGGCTCGATCCTTGGCGGCATCACCAACCCGACCCCCGCCGCCGCGCTCGGCGCGGCCGGGGCCATCATGCTGGCGGCCTATCGCAAGCTGAAGGAAGAGGGCCGCTCGGGGCAGATGATCCTGATTGCCACCTATGCGACGATCATCATGATCCTCGCGGGGGTGAACTTTGATCTGCGGATCAATCAGGAGACGGTCACCTTTGTGACGTGGATCGCCTTCCTCGTGGCCTTTGCCGCCTACATGGTGGCCTTCTTCGGGGTGCTCTACGGCGTTTGGGTGCTGTATCGCGGCGCGGTGATGTCACCTGTGGTGCGGGAGACGGCGAAGGTGACGAGCATGGTGTTTACCATTCTCATCGGCTCGCAGTTGCTGAACCTCGTGGTCATCAGCTTTGGGGGCGAGCATTACATCCAGCAGTTCCTCAAGAGCTTCGACAGCGAGTTCAAGGTGTTCCTGATCGTGATGCTGGTGATGTTCATCCTCGGCTTCGTGCTCGACTTCCTTGAGATCATCTACATCGTGGTGCCGATTGTGGGGCCGGTGATCTATGGCGGGACGATGGACCCGAAATGGGTGACGATCATGATTGCGGTGAACCTGCAGACCAGCTTCCTGACGCCGCCGTTTGGCTTTGCGCTGTTCTACCTGCGGGGCGTTGCGCCGCCGCAGGTGACGACGGGGCATATCTATCGGGGTGTGGCACCGTTTGTGCTGATCCAGGTGGTGGGCTTGGCGCTGCTCTGGGCCTTCCCGGGGATCGTTTCGATTGTGCCGGATTTGATCCCGAACTGA
- the tpiA gene encoding triose-phosphate isomerase: protein MRRKLAAGNWKMNGLRANLTEVTALTTAHSAPGVDILLCPPATLLAPMAAAAEGTALAVGGQDCHAAAAGAHTGDVSASMLADAGASYVILGHSERRADHGEQNEDICAKAKAALAAGLTCVICVGESEAERDAAQTLDIIGEQLSGSIPDDLTAETLVVAYEPIWAIGTGRTPTLEQIGEVHDFIRARLQSRFGEATGAATRILYGGSVKPGNAAEIFAVPNVDGALVGGASLKATDFSAIISALEAAPQQG from the coding sequence ATGAGACGCAAACTCGCCGCAGGCAACTGGAAGATGAACGGCCTCCGGGCCAACCTCACCGAGGTAACGGCCCTCACCACCGCCCACAGCGCCCCCGGCGTCGATATCCTGCTCTGCCCGCCCGCCACGCTGCTCGCCCCCATGGCCGCCGCCGCCGAGGGCACCGCGCTTGCCGTAGGCGGGCAGGATTGCCACGCCGCTGCCGCCGGCGCGCACACCGGCGATGTCTCCGCCAGCATGCTGGCCGATGCCGGCGCCAGCTACGTCATCCTTGGCCACTCCGAGCGGCGGGCCGACCACGGCGAGCAAAACGAAGACATCTGCGCCAAGGCCAAGGCCGCCCTCGCCGCCGGACTCACCTGCGTGATCTGCGTGGGCGAAAGCGAGGCCGAGCGCGACGCCGCCCAAACGCTCGACATCATCGGCGAACAGCTTTCGGGCTCCATCCCCGATGACCTCACCGCCGAAACCCTCGTTGTTGCCTACGAGCCCATCTGGGCCATCGGCACCGGCCGCACGCCTACCCTCGAGCAGATCGGCGAAGTGCATGATTTCATCCGTGCACGTCTTCAAAGCCGCTTTGGCGAGGCCACAGGCGCGGCCACCCGCATCCTCTACGGCGGCTCGGTGAAACCCGGCAACGCCGCCGAAATCTTCGCCGTGCCCAACGTCGACGGCGCGCTTGTCGGTGGCGCCAGCCTGAAGGCCACCGACTTCTCCGCCATCATCTCAGCACTCGAAGCCGCCCCCCAACAGGGCTAA
- a CDS encoding isopenicillin N synthase family oxygenase gives MKTIPRLDAEAVLASEAEALEAVRGAALETGFMVLENTPFAPERMERLIETYRAFFHLPEAEKAKVDMAKTGSNRGWGGMRSEQVDPASNPDLKEVFDCGFLWPEAAEAGAPERYYAPNLWPDAPEGFRAEVEGYYQEALGFCRQLLGAISEAIGEDRSYFQQKFVHPMALLRANFYPARPGWAGDKDFGIAPHTDYGCLTLLATDGAPGLEVLRRDGSWEPVAAEPGAFVINFGEMLEMWSGGRVKATLHRVRGGGEERISIPLFFNPEWDADVAPAGAGAPIRAGDHLAKRYDETYLHMADAQDVAGSGAATP, from the coding sequence ATGAAGACGATCCCCAGACTTGATGCAGAGGCGGTGCTGGCCAGTGAGGCGGAGGCGCTGGAGGCCGTGCGCGGTGCGGCGCTGGAGACGGGCTTCATGGTGCTGGAAAACACGCCCTTTGCGCCCGAGCGGATGGAGCGGCTGATCGAGACCTATCGCGCGTTTTTTCATCTGCCGGAGGCCGAGAAGGCGAAGGTGGATATGGCGAAGACCGGCTCCAACCGGGGCTGGGGCGGCATGCGTTCGGAGCAGGTGGACCCGGCGAGCAACCCGGACCTCAAGGAAGTGTTCGACTGCGGCTTTCTGTGGCCGGAAGCGGCGGAGGCGGGGGCCCCGGAGCGCTACTATGCGCCCAACCTCTGGCCGGATGCGCCGGAGGGCTTCCGGGCCGAGGTGGAGGGCTATTATCAGGAGGCTCTGGGCTTTTGCCGTCAGCTGTTGGGGGCGATCTCTGAGGCGATCGGGGAGGACCGGAGCTACTTTCAGCAGAAGTTCGTACATCCGATGGCGCTGTTGCGGGCCAACTTCTACCCGGCGCGGCCCGGTTGGGCGGGAGACAAGGATTTTGGCATTGCGCCGCACACCGATTATGGCTGCCTGACCCTGCTGGCGACCGATGGTGCGCCGGGGCTGGAGGTGCTGCGGCGGGATGGCTCATGGGAGCCGGTCGCGGCCGAGCCCGGTGCCTTCGTGATCAACTTTGGCGAGATGCTGGAGATGTGGTCTGGCGGGCGGGTGAAGGCGACGTTGCACCGGGTGAGGGGCGGCGGCGAGGAGCGAATTTCGATTCCGCTGTTCTTCAACCCGGAGTGGGATGCCGATGTTGCGCCGGCGGGCGCTGGCGCCCCCATCCGCGCGGGGGACCATTTGGCGAAGCGCTACGACGAAACTTATTTGCACATGGCAGACGCGCAAGACGTGGCAGGCAGCGGGGCGGCGACGCCTTAG
- a CDS encoding DUF2927 domain-containing protein — protein MLNRFLPAGLALFLTACSSVSVPDVDVPQRRESYTGSLPPMRTFSTPRVAPTYRSNAQLAVDFLDLTFRMESGRRLPHFSRFEGPVTVTVKGNAPASLTGDLTRLVSRLRSEAGIDIRLSKPGNPSPSITVQVVSKRELQRLVPQAACFVVPNVSSWSEFRKARRSRAVDWAALAERKQIAVFMPGDVSPQEVRDCLHEEIAQALGPLNDLYRLPDSVFNDDNFHTVLTGFDMLMLRVYYDPALRSGMERSQVAARLPAILARVNPAGTRGRGAQPGYTPRAWIDSIETALGPRARPAARLAAAKNAVNLSKRHGWSDNRAAFSLYALGRLSLSAEPELSLASFLEASRLYRNNPETQIQAAHVAMQLAAFSLSAGQADGTIGLIDEVLPAVRRAENAALLSTLLLLKAEAYELMGRVPEAAAVRTEALGWARYGFGSDAVVRARVSEISALKPRGRTAVN, from the coding sequence ATGTTGAACCGCTTTCTGCCCGCGGGACTCGCCCTTTTTCTGACTGCCTGTTCTTCTGTCTCCGTTCCGGATGTCGACGTGCCCCAGCGGCGCGAAAGCTACACCGGCTCACTGCCACCCATGCGCACCTTTTCCACGCCCCGCGTGGCGCCCACCTACCGCTCCAACGCGCAGCTTGCCGTCGATTTTCTTGATCTGACCTTCCGAATGGAAAGTGGCCGCCGCCTGCCGCATTTCTCCCGCTTCGAGGGGCCGGTGACAGTCACCGTCAAGGGCAACGCGCCCGCCTCTCTCACCGGCGATCTCACGCGTCTGGTCTCGCGCCTGCGCTCGGAGGCCGGCATTGATATCCGCCTCTCCAAACCCGGCAACCCCTCGCCCTCCATCACCGTTCAGGTCGTCTCCAAGCGCGAGCTGCAACGGCTGGTGCCGCAGGCCGCCTGCTTCGTGGTGCCCAACGTCTCCAGCTGGTCCGAGTTTCGCAAGGCCCGCCGCTCCCGCGCCGTCGATTGGGCCGCGCTGGCCGAGCGCAAGCAGATCGCCGTCTTCATGCCCGGCGACGTGAGCCCGCAAGAGGTGCGCGACTGCCTGCACGAAGAAATCGCCCAGGCTCTCGGCCCGCTCAACGATCTCTACCGCCTGCCGGATTCCGTGTTCAACGACGATAACTTCCACACCGTCCTCACCGGCTTCGACATGCTGATGCTGCGGGTCTACTATGATCCGGCCCTCCGCTCCGGCATGGAGCGCAGCCAGGTCGCCGCGCGTCTGCCCGCCATCCTCGCCCGGGTGAACCCCGCGGGCACTCGTGGCCGCGGCGCCCAGCCGGGCTACACCCCCCGCGCCTGGATCGACTCGATCGAAACTGCCCTCGGCCCACGCGCCCGCCCGGCCGCACGGCTCGCGGCGGCCAAGAACGCGGTGAACCTGTCCAAGCGCCACGGCTGGTCCGACAACCGCGCCGCCTTCTCGCTCTACGCGCTGGGTCGGCTGTCGCTCTCGGCGGAGCCCGAGCTGTCTCTGGCCAGTTTCCTTGAGGCCTCCCGCCTCTATCGGAACAACCCGGAGACTCAGATCCAAGCCGCCCATGTGGCCATGCAGCTTGCCGCCTTCTCGCTCTCTGCGGGTCAGGCAGATGGCACCATCGGCCTGATCGACGAGGTGCTGCCCGCCGTGCGCCGCGCCGAGAATGCCGCGCTGCTCTCCACGCTGCTGCTGTTGAAGGCCGAGGCCTACGAGTTGATGGGCCGCGTGCCCGAGGCCGCCGCCGTGCGCACCGAGGCCCTCGGCTGGGCCCGCTACGGCTTTGGCTCCGATGCCGTGGTCCGCGCCCGGGTGTCCGAAATCTCGGCGCTCAAGCCGCGCGGCCGCACCGCCGTAAACTGA
- a CDS encoding GNAT family N-acetyltransferase, whose product MPSTATIRALAPGDEVAWRRLWTDYLTFYKATRPEEVYATTFSRLVDASDPGTFGFLAEVDGEAIGLVNCVIHRHLWRVEDVCYLGDLYVDPSLRGTGAGRALIEAVYSHAEALGAPYVYWMTQDFNTEARKLYDRVGELTPFIKYQRSAA is encoded by the coding sequence ATGCCCTCCACTGCCACGATCCGTGCGCTCGCGCCCGGCGACGAAGTCGCTTGGCGTCGGCTCTGGACCGACTATCTGACGTTCTACAAGGCCACCCGGCCCGAGGAGGTGTATGCCACCACCTTCTCCCGGCTTGTGGATGCGTCCGATCCCGGCACCTTCGGCTTTCTCGCCGAAGTGGATGGCGAGGCAATTGGCCTTGTGAACTGCGTGATCCACCGCCACCTCTGGAGGGTCGAGGATGTTTGCTACCTCGGCGATCTCTACGTGGACCCATCGCTTCGCGGCACCGGCGCTGGCCGGGCGCTGATCGAGGCGGTCTATTCCCATGCGGAGGCGCTGGGGGCGCCTTACGTCTATTGGATGACGCAGGATTTCAACACCGAGGCACGAAAGCTCTACGACCGGGTCGGAGAGCTGACGCCTTTCATTAAATATCAACGGAGCGCTGCCTGA
- a CDS encoding sodium:proton antiporter translates to MTLLQIASLLIVLAAAFGTINYLVFKLPSAIGILVVALLASLGVLAFDFIYPASTVEESITAVVKGIEFSDALLEGMLGLLLFAGALHVKIADLRAEWPAVLMMATIGVGLSTVIAGVGFSWITGMPLMIALVFGALISPTDPVAVLGVLREANLNKRLETKIAGESLFNDGVGYVVFLVLIGLAFPGAGGHGESEAAAHGAEHTLSTADALTGAAVLFAQEALGGAALGMILGWLTWRVMRRINDYSLEVLITLALAFGGYELAIWLHVSAPIMAVCAGLLVGEVSYRDAMSSETREYVDAFWKLIDEILNAVLFLLIGVEIFAVTFDASFLVSAVSAIALALLARLAAVAVPVLILRPFRTMPENVIPVMTWGGLKGGISIALALSLPDSEWKPLILTTTYVIVLFSIIVQGLTVAPFARRLNRNSTSE, encoded by the coding sequence ATGACCCTCCTCCAGATCGCTTCGCTGCTCATCGTGCTCGCCGCCGCCTTCGGCACCATCAACTACTTGGTGTTCAAGCTGCCCTCCGCCATCGGCATCCTCGTCGTGGCGCTGCTGGCCTCGCTCGGCGTTCTGGCCTTTGATTTCATTTATCCCGCCTCCACCGTCGAAGAGAGCATCACTGCCGTTGTGAAAGGCATCGAGTTTTCCGATGCCTTGCTTGAGGGCATGCTCGGCCTCCTGCTCTTCGCCGGGGCGCTCCACGTCAAAATCGCCGATCTGCGCGCCGAATGGCCCGCCGTGCTGATGATGGCCACCATCGGCGTCGGCCTCTCCACCGTCATCGCGGGCGTGGGCTTTTCGTGGATCACCGGCATGCCGCTGATGATCGCGCTCGTGTTCGGCGCGCTGATTTCGCCCACCGATCCGGTGGCGGTGCTGGGCGTGCTGCGCGAGGCCAACCTGAACAAGCGGCTGGAAACCAAGATCGCCGGCGAAAGCCTGTTCAATGACGGCGTGGGCTATGTCGTCTTCCTCGTCCTCATCGGCCTCGCCTTTCCCGGCGCGGGTGGTCATGGCGAGAGTGAAGCCGCGGCCCACGGCGCAGAGCACACGTTAAGCACCGCCGACGCGCTCACCGGCGCCGCCGTGCTCTTTGCCCAAGAGGCGCTGGGCGGCGCGGCCTTGGGGATGATCCTCGGCTGGCTTACATGGCGGGTCATGCGCCGGATCAACGACTACTCGCTTGAGGTGCTCATCACCCTCGCGCTGGCCTTCGGCGGCTACGAGCTGGCGATCTGGCTGCACGTCTCCGCCCCGATCATGGCGGTCTGCGCCGGGCTGCTCGTCGGTGAGGTCAGCTACCGCGATGCGATGTCCTCGGAAACCCGCGAATATGTCGATGCCTTCTGGAAACTGATCGACGAGATCCTCAACGCCGTGCTCTTCCTGCTGATCGGGGTAGAGATCTTCGCCGTCACCTTCGACGCCAGCTTCCTCGTCTCTGCAGTCTCCGCCATCGCGCTGGCCCTGCTGGCCCGGCTCGCCGCCGTGGCGGTGCCTGTGCTCATCCTGCGCCCCTTCCGCACCATGCCCGAAAACGTGATCCCGGTGATGACATGGGGCGGCCTCAAGGGCGGCATCTCCATCGCCCTCGCGCTGTCGCTCCCCGATTCGGAATGGAAGCCCCTGATTCTCACCACAACCTACGTGATCGTGCTGTTTTCGATCATCGTCCAGGGCCTCACCGTCGCGCCATTCGCCCGCCGGTTGAACCGAAACAGCACATCGGAGTGA
- a CDS encoding DMT family transporter — protein sequence MERKDRIDAFGAASLVTFSLVLGFGQVIIKVGNEGFGPVFFAGMRSVVSLAFLLGWMRLRGLPLEVARPLWGVGLALGLCFSLEFLMLFIALDLTTVARSALMFYTMPVWLALMAHFLLPGERLTAVKAAGLALAFAGVSIALLSGRSGGQGAIIGDICALLGAWGWAGIALIARGTRMREVRAESQLFWQLVVSAVVLLAVAPLFGAVLREPGLLHWGILGVQGVVISGAAFLFWMWILKYYPASSVASFGFLTPVFAGVLGWLVLGEELRPAVLVALVLVAAGLWLVNRPAGRVRVV from the coding sequence ATGGAGCGGAAAGATCGAATTGATGCCTTCGGGGCCGCTTCGCTGGTGACCTTCTCGTTGGTGCTCGGGTTTGGGCAGGTCATCATCAAGGTGGGCAATGAGGGGTTTGGCCCGGTGTTCTTTGCCGGGATGCGCTCGGTCGTCTCGCTTGCCTTTCTGCTCGGCTGGATGCGGCTGAGGGGCCTGCCGCTGGAGGTGGCGCGGCCGCTTTGGGGTGTGGGACTTGCGCTGGGGCTGTGCTTTTCGCTGGAGTTCCTGATGCTCTTCATCGCGCTCGATCTCACCACCGTGGCCCGCTCGGCGCTGATGTTTTACACCATGCCGGTGTGGCTGGCGCTAATGGCGCATTTTCTGCTGCCCGGCGAGCGGCTGACGGCGGTGAAGGCGGCCGGGCTGGCGCTGGCCTTTGCGGGCGTGTCGATTGCGCTGCTGAGCGGGCGGAGCGGCGGGCAGGGTGCCATAATCGGGGATATTTGCGCCTTGCTGGGGGCATGGGGCTGGGCGGGGATTGCCTTGATCGCCCGGGGCACGCGGATGCGGGAGGTGCGGGCGGAGAGCCAGCTGTTTTGGCAGCTTGTCGTCTCTGCCGTTGTACTCTTGGCCGTGGCTCCGCTGTTTGGCGCGGTGCTGCGAGAGCCGGGCCTGCTGCATTGGGGCATTCTGGGCGTGCAGGGCGTGGTGATCTCGGGCGCGGCGTTTTTGTTCTGGATGTGGATCCTGAAGTATTACCCGGCGAGTTCGGTGGCGAGCTTTGGCTTCTTGACCCCGGTGTTTGCCGGTGTGCTGGGCTGGCTGGTGCTGGGTGAAGAGCTGCGGCCTGCGGTGCTGGTGGCGCTGGTGCTGGTGGCGGCGGGGCTTTGGCTGGTGAACCGCCCGGCGGGGCGGGTTCGGGTGGTTTGA